ATCATCCGGCCCGCCATGCTGGACGCGCACCTCTCGGCCCAGTCCCGCAACTCCAGCGTGGTGGTGGCCAAAGTCGCCCAATCCCTGGGCCAGGCCGGATTCTCCATGGTCGGGCTGCTCGTGCTCATCCCCCTGCGCCTCGGGTTCCTCTCCGGCGGGCAGGTGTGGGCCGGCCTGGGGGCCTGCGCGTCCATCATCGTCCTGGTCGGCGCGGGCATGACGGGATTCTGCGCCCGGCGCCGCGGCGGGGCCTACCTCTGGCGCCTGCGCGAGCCGCTGGCCGGGCTGCGCGACCAGACGGCGCGCTATCTGCGCGAGAACCCCGGCCGTTTCGCCCTCTCCACGGTGTTTTTCCTGCTGGGCTTCGCCTGGGGCGCCTGGGAGGTCCTGGTCATCTGCTACTTCCTCGGCATACCAATGGACGCGCTCACGGCCCTGTCCGTGGAAGTCCTCTCAGTCCTGGTGGACTCGGTCTTCATCGTGGTCCCGGCCAAGATCGGGACCCAGGAAGCCGGCAAGACGGCCATCTTCGCGGGACTCGGTTTGACCGCCAGCAAAGGCCTGGCCTTCGGCCTGGTCCGTCACGTGCGCGAGCTGGCCTGGGCCGCGGCGGGGTTCGCCCTCTACGCCTGGGACCGGCGCCAGCGCGCTAGCCGGCCCGCAACAGCTCGATGCCCTCTTCCTGCAGGGTCTGCCGCACCCGGGGACTGAGCAAGGTCAGCAGTTCGGTCGCGCTGCGGTGGCTGGGCGTCGGCATCCCGTCGCCCAAGGCCGGCTCCAACGAGGGATGGAAATACAGCTCGGTCACTCCCTGCGGCAGGCGGCGCAGGAGCCAGATCACGTAGTCGTCGGTCATCATGCCGGAGTGCAGCATGCCGAAGGCCCGGGTCAGGCTCAGGCCCCCGGCCCGCCACCGCGACGCCAATCCCAAAGCGCCGTAAGCTCCGGATAGAAGCACTTGCCGCAAGACGGGCGAGGGGCTGCGGTCCGGCACCGGCGAGCCGGTCAGGACGGCTCGCCAATGCGTCCAGGCATAGGCCAGGCTCGGGCCCAGCTCGCCGGCGGGCCAGCGGATGCGGGGGATGGAGAAGCGCCTGGCCAAGCGCAGGACCGCCGGCAGGACCGCGGGGTGGACGTGCGCGTTGAAATGACTGTCCAGATGCGTCGGGACCAGGCCCAGGGCCAGGAATCGCTCGACTTGGCCGCTCATCAGGGCCTCGACCTCGCCTCTGGCCCGACCGTCGCCCAGCAGGCGCAGGCCCCAGGCGGCGGGGTCCTCAGAGCAGAGCTCCAGGTGCACGCCCACCCCGAGCCCGCGGCAAGCGATCGCTGCTTCGGCAGCCAGGGCCGCCGCCGGAGCGTCGACCATGAGGCTGGCGAAGCGCAGGATGCCTTCCCGGTAGGCCTGGACGACGGCTTCGTTGACTTCCGGGCTGGCGCCGAAGTCGTCGGCCGTGGTGATGAGCTGGCGCGGGCTCATGGCGGCGGGCTTCCGACGATGTTCAGCGTGCACTGTCCGTTGACGAGCTTGGCCGCGATGGTCGCGGTCCCGTCGGCCGAGGTGTAGGAGCAGTCGCAGTTCCCGGGCATGCCGCTGTTCATGATGTAACCGTTGACCGGGGAGCAGGTGACCCCGCCGGCCGCGGACCAGCCTCTGATGATGGCGTCGAGCGTCGAGCGCACGCGCGCCTTGCCGGCCTCGCTGTCCTGGGCGCGCTTGAGGACCGTGGCCCGCTGCAGGATCAGGTTCATGATCCCGGCGGCGATGACGGAGCCCACGACCGCGGCCAGGAGGACCTGGACCAGGATGTTGCCATTCTTGCCTTTCATAGCGGTCGCCCTGCCGCGCGGTTCATCCTCTGCCCTGGACTGCGGCCTTCCCGGTAGGCGGCCGCGAGCCTCGGCGAGGCCCGCAGCA
This genomic stretch from Elusimicrobiota bacterium harbors:
- a CDS encoding lysylphosphatidylglycerol synthase domain-containing protein — its product is MLAVGFLTLAVLLWKFEPATVWSLVCRVGWGFLIILPMQLCDHLLNAVGWRYAFSGADAARVPFWQLVRVRVAGDGVNYLTPSATIAGEIIRPAMLDAHLSAQSRNSSVVVAKVAQSLGQAGFSMVGLLVLIPLRLGFLSGGQVWAGLGACASIIVLVGAGMTGFCARRRGGAYLWRLREPLAGLRDQTARYLRENPGRFALSTVFFLLGFAWGAWEVLVICYFLGIPMDALTALSVEVLSVLVDSVFIVVPAKIGTQEAGKTAIFAGLGLTASKGLAFGLVRHVRELAWAAAGFALYAWDRRQRASRPATARCPLPAGSAAPGD
- a CDS encoding ChbG/HpnK family deacetylase, which gives rise to MSPRQLITTADDFGASPEVNEAVVQAYREGILRFASLMVDAPAAALAAEAAIACRGLGVGVHLELCSEDPAAWGLRLLGDGRARGEVEALMSGQVERFLALGLVPTHLDSHFNAHVHPAVLPAVLRLARRFSIPRIRWPAGELGPSLAYAWTHWRAVLTGSPVPDRSPSPVLRQVLLSGAYGALGLASRWRAGGLSLTRAFGMLHSGMMTDDYVIWLLRRLPQGVTELYFHPSLEPALGDGMPTPSHRSATELLTLLSPRVRQTLQEEGIELLRAG